The window ACGATCTTCAAAGTCATCAAAGTAAAACACCAGCATGCGGCTGATCAGTTCATGCAGTCTTTCGGGGTCCTTGGTGGTGCGAAACAAAAGAACCATGCCCGAGAAGAAGCCTGTGGCCACTAAGCGCACCAGTGTTTCGTCTGCTAGGGCCCCTTGCCGACCGAGTTCTAGCTGCATGCGCTCCGAAATCATTTCGGTCATGATGTGCACAAAGTTTTCATGGCGGGAACCAATACTCTTCTCTGCTATAATCAGAAGCTGTCGGCCATGAGTGTTGTAGACCGACATAATGCCGGCGGCCAGATGGTGTGCCAAGCCGCGCACGCCCTTTGCCTCGCCGCCACCAGAAAAGCCTGCTGCGTCTGCCATCAGGGCGGCAATGCGTTCGTAGCAAGATCTAACTATAGAATCGAAGATATCCTCCTTGCTCGCAAAGTAGCGGTATAGGTTGCCAGTAGAAACCTGTGCCTCTTGTGCAATGCGCTGCACTTGCGCTTTGGCATAGCCATGAGCTTCGAACTCATCGAGGGCCGCCTCTAAGATTCTCGCGCGGACTTCTTCTTTTAAATACTGCATTAGCGAACCTCGATTCTCTTTTGCCTAGCATAGCATGCGCGTAGAGGTGCGTCAAGCGAGCTTAGGAACAAAACGGAGCCCACCCCCAAGGGGGCAGGCTCCTTGGCTCGTCACCAAGTAGCAGCTACTAATTGACTAACTTAAACTGCTGGGGTCCGACTCCGCAAATCGAACACATGGCTGGCAGAGTTAATTCCACATTGCCGCAGACCACGCATAGATGGAAGGAAAGTTCTTCCTTAGCATCGAGATTGTTTAAGATCTTGGCATATAGCTCAGCATGTACCTGCTCGGCCTGTAGGGCAAACTTAAAGGCGCGCGCCGCCTCTTTTTCGCCCGCCGCCTCAGCCGCGGCCAGCATGGGTGGGTACATCGTGGCAAACTCGTAGGTCTCACCGTTCACGCCTTCCCGCAAATTCTCTGCGGTCGAGCCAATGCCCTTCATGGCTTTGAGATGGGCTAGGGCGTGGATAGTTTCGGCCTCAGCCGCCGCGCGAAACATTTTGGCCGCATTGCTATGGCCCTCGGCCTCGGCGACAGCAGCAAAAGCCAAGTACTTGCGATTAGCCTGCGATTCGCCGGCAAAGGCTTCTTTGAGATGCTTGAGTGTGGTTTCGTTCATTTATGTTCCTCCCAATATGTAATCATTACTATATAGTAATTTACACGAGCAGTCTCGGCCTGTCAACCCTCCCGGCAGCCAAATCTCATTCCGCTACGATACTAACCTTAGCGATAGCGGTCACGATCTGTATCCAAGTATTGCCCGGGGAATACAAGTAGTCTGCCCCATTGACCGTAAAGTTAAAGTGCCCCTCTGGGCTATCCTTCGCCCATGTGCCGCGATGAAGCTGCCCGTCGCGCAAGAACCACGCCGTACCTGTGCCGATGATATCAATGACGGTATGTGCAGCATCTGTGGCCAACTGGCGATGGGGGGCGGCGATAAATACGACATTGCGCACGGTGATAGCTGTGCCATCGCGCATCGTATGCGGAGCACCGTTAATATAGCGATGATAGACCCCCTCGCTCCAGCGCCACTCCACCTTGTACTCGGGCGAGTAGCTTGTAAGTACCTTGGGGGCACTCTCGCCTACGGGCATACTACCCTCAGGCCTTTTAGGCAGGGGATGTAGGGGGTAGCGCTTATGCTGCGCCTCCGCCAGCAAGAGCTCTGTACTCGTGTAGAGATTGTGGGGCATGTTGCGCGCAGGGTCTCGCCAAAAAGCGCGCCCGGCATTGTTGATTTCGTCAATGCTAGGCACAGTGAGTGTGCGCAGGTGATTAATCGTCTCTACACTGCCTCCAGCATGTGCCAACGGGGCCTTGTAGGCCTTGGCTATCTCGGCAAAATAGGGGCGCGCACTGCGGATAGGCCCAATGGTGCTCGCCGCTTGACTGTAAAAGAAGGCCAGATAACGCGTTATGCCACCTTCGGCCATCATCTCCACGACTAAGTCGGCCCTGTCTAGCCCGCTCTGGGGGCGTGCTTGTGCCTTGTTATCAACTACCGCCGCAACTACTCCCGGCAGCTTTGATCCGGGGTCTTGCGGGTCTGGCGTTACCAGAGGCGGTGTGTCCGCGGGGTTAAGTCCGCTCGCTGGAGGAGGCGGCACCGACCCCCCAGGCAGTATGTAGAGCGCGGTGACCAGTAGCACAATAAAAATAATGGCCCCTGCTAAGAGTGTTAAGCGACGCAGCAACACAGAGCGTATGGCCCTAAGGCGCAAAGTGGCACCAACTTTCTCCGGTATTCCGGCCAGTGCGATTCATACTTCAATTCGACTTAGGGTACGGCAAATCCTGCCATAATGAGTGCAATCTTAGAAATTAAGGGCAGAGCGGGCGAGAGTATATATGTAGAAGCCCAGAGCATAGAAGAAAAGCGCGAAGTAAAAACTGGCCACTAGCCGCGCCAGGCGCGCGGCCAGGCCTCGCGGGTGGCAGAGCGAGATTTCGTCGCCTAGTGCCTTGCCTGTGGCAAGCGCGAAGATGAGGATCAGCAAGTGGGGCCAGTGAGCCGCCAACCAATCCACGACCAAGAACAACATCAGGCGCCCCCCTTTCGTCTGGTTGCTTCAATATATGTATTGTTACGCACATATCTGCCCCAAACATTTGTGAAAGAATAAGGTATGCGGCAGGAGCAGAGGCACTAGGGGAGAACATCACTTAGAGAGTCGCGCCGCGAAAACGAGGCGGCCTGGCTTTCGCGTAGGACCAGCACAGTATTCATTTGAGGAATGGTGATTAGAATGGCAGTATATATGGGTGCAGTACCAACCCCTTGGGGTGAAGTGTACTATGCGGTATCCGAAAAGGGCGCCGTAGCCATAACTACCCCAGGGCAAAAAATAGCGGATCTAGAGGAACTTCTTGTGCGCCTCGGCCTCGCGCAGGCCATGGAGGATGACAGAAGTAACCTCCACCAAGTCGGGAGCGAGCTTCTCGAGTACTTCCACGGGGAGCGCCAAAACTTTACCTTTCCCCTTGATGAGGTAGGCACAGCCTTTCAGCTCCAAGTCTGGCAGGCCCTTCGTCAAGTGCCCTATGGCTCTGTAAACAGCTACAAAGAGATAGCCATGGCCATCGGCAAACCAAAGGCCTGCCGTGCTATCGGGCAAGCGAACGCCAAAAATCCCCT is drawn from Bacillota bacterium and contains these coding sequences:
- a CDS encoding methylated-DNA--[protein]-cysteine S-methyltransferase, encoding MVIRMAVYMGAVPTPWGEVYYAVSEKGAVAITTPGQKIADLEELLVRLGLAQAMEDDRSNLHQVGSELLEYFHGERQNFTFPLDEVGTAFQLQVWQALRQVPYGSVNSYKEIAMAIGKPKACRAIGQANAKNPLPIVTPCHRICAADGSLGGFAGGLECKQQLLDFEQKHKGGPHGDTPR
- a CDS encoding TetR/AcrR family transcriptional regulator, translated to MQYLKEEVRARILEAALDEFEAHGYAKAQVQRIAQEAQVSTGNLYRYFASKEDIFDSIVRSCYERIAALMADAAGFSGGGEAKGVRGLAHHLAAGIMSVYNTHGRQLLIIAEKSIGSRHENFVHIMTEMISERMQLELGRQGALADETLVRLVATGFFSGMVLLFRTTKDPERLHELISRMLVFYFDDFEDRLLGAP
- a CDS encoding rubrerythrin family protein, encoding MNETTLKHLKEAFAGESQANRKYLAFAAVAEAEGHSNAAKMFRAAAEAETIHALAHLKAMKGIGSTAENLREGVNGETYEFATMYPPMLAAAEAAGEKEAARAFKFALQAEQVHAELYAKILNNLDAKEELSFHLCVVCGNVELTLPAMCSICGVGPQQFKLVN
- a CDS encoding DUF3048 domain-containing protein; the encoded protein is MRLRAIRSVLLRRLTLLAGAIIFIVLLVTALYILPGGSVPPPPASGLNPADTPPLVTPDPQDPGSKLPGVVAAVVDNKAQARPQSGLDRADLVVEMMAEGGITRYLAFFYSQAASTIGPIRSARPYFAEIAKAYKAPLAHAGGSVETINHLRTLTVPSIDEINNAGRAFWRDPARNMPHNLYTSTELLLAEAQHKRYPLHPLPKRPEGSMPVGESAPKVLTSYSPEYKVEWRWSEGVYHRYINGAPHTMRDGTAITVRNVVFIAAPHRQLATDAAHTVIDIIGTGTAWFLRDGQLHRGTWAKDSPEGHFNFTVNGADYLYSPGNTWIQIVTAIAKVSIVAE